From Dromaius novaehollandiae isolate bDroNov1 chromosome 22, bDroNov1.hap1, whole genome shotgun sequence:
CTGCCCCGGCGCCTTGACGCCCCTGGCCCCGTCACCCCTGTGGTCCCGGACCCCCGGCGTGGGGCCTCACCGGCCCCTGGACCCTTCCCCATAGCCCCACAGCCTGGTCCCCTGCCCCATAACCCCATGGCCTGGTCCCCTGCCCCATAGTCCTAACAGCCCTGGTCTCCTGCCCCATAACCATGGTGCCCTTGGTCCCCTGCCCCATATCCCCATggcctgctcccctgccccatggccctggTGGCCCTGGTCCCCTGCCCCATAAACCTGATGGCCCCTGGGCCGTCATCAACCTGATAACCCCATGGCTTGGTCCCCCACCCCATAGCTCTGATGGCCTGGACCTCTGCCCCATAGCCCTggacccctgccccatagccacGCCCACCCCAGGACACCCTGTTTACCCCCCACCGTTGCCACCGTCGCAGCCAGGGGTGCTGAGCCGCGGGGCCAGGGCCGGCATTGCAGTGGCCTGAGGCCACGGTGAGGGGCTGGCGGGTCGGCAGCTGGACTGTGCCGCTCCCTGCGGGgtcccccggccccccggcacgGCCAGGGCACCCCCGGCGCCACGGGGCCGGTGCTCGCTGCTACCCCGGCCGCGGCGTCCCCAGCGCGGCCCTGCCGCGGGCAGAGTGCGGGCAGCAGCCCGGGCCGCGCCGGTGGCCGTGGACTTGGACCCTGCgctcgcccggccgcggggcccgcgggAGGCGGGGGCACCGGGCTGCCGCGGGCGTGAATGATTAAACCGGCGGCCGGGCTGGCGGTGCCCGGGCAGGGGCCGGAGGGACCCACGgcacgggacgggacgggatggcaCAGGGGGCCCATGCACGCCCGGCACCGCGGCCCGGCAGTGGCTGGGTGCCGACGTCTGCGCCTGCACCCGCTGCTGGAAATCGTCTCCCCGGTTTTGGGCCAAAACGATGAGAATGTCGGGACGGAGCCGcgtggccccagcagccagcccaGGCAGGGGACGCGTGGGTGGCCGGCACCGGGTGCAAGCGGCCGGCACAGCAGGCACCCGCGGGCGAGGGTGCTGCCGTGGCACGGTgcagcgcggcacggcacggtgcagcatggcacggtgcagcgCGGCACGGCACACCGCGGGAGGTCTGCGCCCCGCGGGGCTGGCACGGTGGCCCAGCCAGCTCGGGGCCGTTCccacggcgggcgggcgggcgccggctcctcgcccccagccccgcggcgctgccggccccggcccggaTGCCAGCGCGGTGAGGTGGAGCTGGGAGCGGCCGCCAGAACTGGTTTGGCCAGACGCGAGGAGGTGTCTGGGCCGGGCTCCGAGACGCTCCGCTTCCTcctcccgccgctgcccgcctgGCATGGCTCCGCTCAGCCTGGCACGGCTCCGCTCGGCACGGCTCAGCTCTGCCTGGCAccgctcagctcggctcagcccGGCATGGCTCCGCTCAGCCCCGCTCAGCTTAGCACTGCTCCACTCTGCTTGGCCCAACTTGGCTTGGTTCGGCTCCGCTCAGCTCAGCCTGGCTCAGCTCCACCTGGCACCGCGCTGCTCGGCTCAGCCTGGCACGGCTCTGGTCAGCCTGGCACAGCTtggctcagctcggttcagcttgGCTCAGCTCAGCCCAGTTCAGCTTTGCCCAGTTTGGCTCAGCCTCGGCCCAGCGCAGCTTGGCTCAGCCCAGCACGGCTCAGCTCAGCCCAGTGCTGCTCGGCTTAGCTCGGTCTGGCTCCGCGCTGCTCAGCCTTGCTTGGCCCAGCTCAATTTAGCTCAGCCCAGTTCAGCTTGGCTCAGCctggctcagctcagctcggccTGGTTCAGCTCAGCCGGCCCAGTTTGGCTTGGCTCACCATGGCCTTCCTGCAAAGCCCAGCGCCGGAGCTGGGGGTGCCGGGGCTCTTGGTGGCGATTTGGGGGGATTCGTCCTGGGGGGCTGCGGTTGGCTGCCGCTGCCAGGAAGCAGTTCCCGGGGTGGGGCGATGCGTGGGCGGGTCAGGGATTCTCTGGCGTCTCGTATGAGGTTGTGCTCGCAGCAGGGCACATGCTCCCCGTCTCCCCAGCTGCCTCTTCCCGGAAACACGTGGGTGTTTGAGGCTGATTTGGGCCCTGAAGTGAtcagggctggggcaggagggacagcgGGAGACCCAGCGGAAATGCCACCACCCCGGGGCACAGCAGGAGGCCTGGCCTGGCTCTCGATGGCACTCGTGAGCTGTGACAGGGGATGGCGGCCGGACATGTCCCCCTGGCCAGCATCCCAAGGGCCGACGTGCAGAGCTGGCTGGTGTCCCGCTGCTGGTGACGCCTTGCCAGGGTCCCATGGGACCTGCCACGCTCCATTCCCAGCACCCTGATCCAGACCGGGGTTTCCTGGAGACCCAGCCAGGTGCCTTTGCTTTCACCCAGGCACCTGGGCACAGGGCACCTGCAGCCCGCAAGAGCCGGACTGGATTCCTGCAGCACGGGGGGGAgcgggctccccggggccagGCCCACTCCTGCCACGAGCTGGCTGGGTCTCAGCTTGGCTGGGGAGAGCCTGGCGGGATGTGCTGGGTGAGGGAGGGGGGCTGTCTCCttgcccctctgctcccccacTCGCTACCGGGGGGCTGGTCCCCGGGGACGGTGAGAGGCGTCGGAGGCGTCGGAGGTGGCAGGCTGAGCATCTGTTTCGGACCGAGCCCAGCAACCTGCCGTGAACGCAGGGCAGGGCCCCACGGACACCCCCAGCCTCAGCCCTCCTGCGACACCCCCGGCCTGCCCGGCTCGGGGCCGGGGACACTGGCCCACGGGGGCTGGTAGCACCCCGGGTGCCCGTCGCAGCCGGGCAGGAGCGAGCCGCGGGGGCAGGAGGTGCCATGCTGAGTCACCCCGCCACGCGCTGACTCACCGCTTGTCTGGGCGCAGGGAAACACTGCCCAGGCGGTGCCAGGGGTGGGCTGCCCCGGGCAGCggtggggccggcgcgggggccggcggggtgCATGGCCCACGCAGCGCAGTGGCCGGGTCCCCGGGGTGCCGCGTGCCTCCGTGCTCGCAGCCCCAAACCCCGGCGCCTGCTCCCCGCGAGCTGGCACGAGGAGcccggcgtccgggcgcagcGTTCGGCTGCAGGACCCCCCTCTCTCTGCCCCCAGATGATGCCATGGACGGGGGGGCTCAGCCGAGcggccccccggagccccccggggACGGTGGCGCGGAGCAGGAGGGGGCTGCCAGCCCGCCCCACGGGCACGGCCTCGGCCCCGGCGAGCGGGACGCGGGCgaggggccgcccgccgccgacGTCAAGCGCTCCCAGCCCCTCTTCATCCACGCCGGCAGGTGggtggggggtcccggacgcctgggtccacccgggggggttggggggggtttAGCAGGTGGAGGGGGCAGAAgtggggtggggggccgggggccacggcAGCCCGGCGCGCTCAGCCGCTCTGTGCCCGCAGCCGGAGGCCGGAGGAGCTGCGCGCCTCGTCGCTGCCCTGCATCCCCAACCCCTTCCCcgagctctgcagcccctccaACTCGCCCATCCTCAGCAGCCCCCCCGCTGGGCAGGGGCCCCCCCGCGATGGCGCCTCCCACGTGAGTCTCCCGGGCACCCCgcagacgggggggggggaggtggctgcgtcccctggggacacctgggtcccctcctggctgtggcTTGGGGGaggcggggctggggctgaggcctGACGCACTCATCACAGGGGGTCCCAGGGCTTGCCGTGGCGGGGATGGACCAtgggggggtcgtggggggggggctgggccccCCACAGTGCCGCTGCCCCCGGGCACATCCCTGCTCCCGTTTCCATCCCCTGGAAAGGGTGGGAAATGGGGAAGGGTGGGAAATGGGGAAGGGTGGGGGGgccccaggcgtccggggcgggcGAAACCCTCCAGGTGCCCCCCacgccggggacccccccgctCCGCCGTGCCCGGCGCGTGCCGCAGGTGGTGAAGGTGTTCGGCGAGGACGGCGCGTGCCGatcgctggcggcggcggcggccaccaCGGCGCGGCAGCTCTGCGAGACGCTGGCGCAGCGGGCGCAGGCGCTGCACGACCACAGCTGGGCCCTGGTGGAGCTGCACCAGCACCTGGCGCTGGGTGAGCCGGCGGGGCGgtggggcgcggggcgggggggccgggccccacTGTGCCCcacggccgggcccccccgccgccgccgccgctgagcCCCGCGTCCCGCAGAGCGGTGCCTGGAGGACCACGAGTCGGTGGTGGAGGTGCAGGGCGCCTGGCCCCCGGGCGCCGACAGCCGCTTCGTCTTCCGCAAGAACTTCGCCAAGTACGAGCTCTTCAAGAGCAACGGGGTAAGCGGCCGCGGGAGCAGACGCCACCGGCACCCGGGCGCCCCACGGGGACCAGGATGATCCACAGGGATCCGGACACCCCACAAGAACCAGGATGACCCATGGGGACCTGGACACCCCGTGGGCACCTGGGCACCCCACGGGGACCAGGATGATCCATGGGGACCAGGATGATCCATGGGCACCTGGACACCCCACAGGGATCCGGACACCCCACGGGGACCAGGATGACCCATGGGGACCAAGACACCCCATCGGCACCCGGGCACCCCACGGGGACCAGGATGCTCCATGGGGACCAGGATGACCCATGGGGACCTGGACACCCCGTGGGCACCTGGGCACCCCACGGGGACCAGGATGCTCCACAGGGACCAGGATGACCCATGGGGACCTGGACACCCCGTGGGCACCTGGGCACCCCACGGGGACCAGGATGCCCCACGGGAACCAGGATGATCCATGGGCACCTGGACACCCCACGGGGACCAGGATGCTCCATGGGGACCAGGATGACCCATGGGGACCAAGACACCCCATGGGCACCCGGGCACCCCATGGGGACCAGGATGCTCCACAGGGACCAGGATGATCCATGGGCACCTGGACACCCTGCAGGGACCAGGATGCTCCATGGGGACCAGGATGATCCGTGGGGACCTGGACGTCCCATCGGCACCCGGGCACCCCATGGGGACCAGGATGCCCCACGGGGACCAGGATGACCCATGGGCACCTGGACACCCCACTGGCACCCCACGGGGACCAGGATGCTCCACAGGGATCCAGTCACACCACAAGAACCAGGATGACCCATGGGCACCTGGACACCCCACGGGCACCCGGGCACCCCATGGGGACCAGGATGCCCCACGGGAACCAGGATGACCTGGACACCCCATGGGCACCTGGGCATCCAAGGGGAGCTGGATAACCGATGGGGCCCGGGATGCCCCACGGAGACCTGGGTGCCCCATGAGGACCTGGACAACCCATGGGGACCTTGATGCCCCGTGGGAGCTAGGACACCCCATAGGGACCAGGACGCCCCATGGGGACCTGGACAACCCCCAGGCACCTGGGCATCCCAGGGTGCCCCACAGGGACGTGGGCACCCCAgggggaccccaaatcccccgtCCGTCTCCACTGacgcccctgccctccccccccccagcagtccCTCTTCCCCGAGGTGATGGTGTCCGGCTGCCTGGAGGCGAACAAGAGCATGGCACACTCGGAGCTCATCCAGGTACGGGGCCGCCGAGCCGCGGGACCCCGCCGAGCCGCGGGACACCGCCGGCCACACCGTCAcccctcgtccccccccccagaacTTCCTCAACTCCGGGAGCTGCCCCGAGGTCCAGGGCTTCCTGCACCTGCGGGAGGCCGGCCGCAAGGTCTGGAAGCGCTTCTACTTCTCCCTGCGCCGCTCGGGGCTCTACTACTCCACCAAGGGCACCTCCAAGGTGGGGCGCGAGGCGGtgggctgggccccccccggggctgcgagACGTCCCGGCCCCCGTCTgacgcccccccggcccccaggacccctggcACCTGCAGTATTTCGCCGACCTCACCGAGTCCAACATCTACTACGTGACGCAGGGCAAGAAGCACTACGGGACGCCCACCGAGTTCGGCTTCTGCATCAAGGTGGGGAGGGCGCTGCCCGCTGCagacccccccggggctcctCCTGCCCGTCGGAGCGCGCTGGGGGGCACAgggagcacccggacgcctgggcccccttcccGAGTCTGGGACTCGGCGCTGGCACTCCTGGGTTTTGCCCCAGCTCTGCCGGGGGGGGGTCTCGGCCCTGGGTCCCCCCAAgcagggggacggggaccccGTCCGGGGCTGCCCCGTGACGGTGCCTCTCCCGGCAGCCCTGCAAGGTGCGGAGCGGCACGAAGGGCCTGAAGCTGCTGTGCAGCGATGACGAGCAGAGCCGGGCGTGCTGGATGGCGGCTTTCCGCCTCTTCAAGGTGAGCTGGATGCGGTCCCTGTCCCCAAGGGGTGCTGGATGGAGGTCCCTGTCCTTGTCCCCATGGAGGGACGCTGGGCGgacgtccccatccccatggaagGATGCTGGGcagatgtccccatccccatggaggGACGCTGGGcaatgtccccatccc
This genomic window contains:
- the GRB7 gene encoding growth factor receptor-bound protein 7 isoform X1 gives rise to the protein MPADDAMDGGAQPSGPPEPPGDGGAEQEGAASPPHGHGLGPGERDAGEGPPAADVKRSQPLFIHAGSRRPEELRASSLPCIPNPFPELCSPSNSPILSSPPAGQGPPRDGASHVVKVFGEDGACRSLAAAAATTARQLCETLAQRAQALHDHSWALVELHQHLALERCLEDHESVVEVQGAWPPGADSRFVFRKNFAKYELFKSNGQSLFPEVMVSGCLEANKSMAHSELIQNFLNSGSCPEVQGFLHLREAGRKVWKRFYFSLRRSGLYYSTKGTSKDPWHLQYFADLTESNIYYVTQGKKHYGTPTEFGFCIKPCKVRSGTKGLKLLCSDDEQSRACWMAAFRLFKYGMQLYRNYQQAQARLSQPPWIGPTPLRSVSDNALVAMDFSGCTGRVLENPGEALTAALEEAQAWRKKTTHRYSLPAACQSSPLSAAIHRTQPWFHGRLSREDTQRLIGRQGLVDGVFLVRESQRNPKGFVLSLCHLQKVKHYLILPSEEEGRLYFTMDDGQTRFADLIQLVEFHQINRGILPCKLRHYCTCVAL
- the GRB7 gene encoding growth factor receptor-bound protein 7 isoform X3, whose protein sequence is MPADDAMDGGAQPSGPPEPPGDGGAEQEGAASPPHGHGLGPGERDAGEGPPAADVKRSQPLFIHAGSRRPEELRASSLPCIPNPFPELCSPSNSPILSSPPAGQGPPRDGASHVVKVFGEDGACRSLAAAAATTARQLCETLAQRAQALHDHSWALVELHQHLALERCLEDHESVVEVQGAWPPGADSRFVFRKNFAKYELFKSNGQSLFPEVMVSGCLEANKSMAHSELIQNFLNSGSCPEVQGFLHLREAGRKVWKRFYFSLRRSGLYYSTKGTSKDPWHLQYFADLTESNIYYVTQGKKHYGTPTEFGFCIKPCKVRSGTKGLKLLCSDDEQSRACWMAAFRLFKYGMQLYRNYQQAQARLSQPPWIGPTPLRSVSDNALVAMDFSGCTGRVLENPGEALTAALEEAQAWRKTTHRYSLPAACQSSPLSAAIHRTQPWFHGRLSREDTQRLIGRQGLVDGVFLVRESQRNPKGFVLSLCHLQKVKHYLILPSEEEGRLYFTMDDGQTRFADLIQLVEFHQINRGILPCKLRHYCTCVAL
- the GRB7 gene encoding growth factor receptor-bound protein 7 isoform X2; protein product: MPADDAMDGGAQPSGPPEPPGDGGAEQEGAASPPHGHGLGPGERDAGEGPPAADVKRSQPLFIHAGSRRPEELRASSLPCIPNPFPELCSPSNSPILSSPPAGQGPPRDGASHVVKVFGEDGACRSLAAAAATTARQLCETLAQRAQALHDHSWALVELHQHLALERCLEDHESVVEVQGAWPPGADSRFVFRKNFAKYELFKSNGSLFPEVMVSGCLEANKSMAHSELIQNFLNSGSCPEVQGFLHLREAGRKVWKRFYFSLRRSGLYYSTKGTSKDPWHLQYFADLTESNIYYVTQGKKHYGTPTEFGFCIKPCKVRSGTKGLKLLCSDDEQSRACWMAAFRLFKYGMQLYRNYQQAQARLSQPPWIGPTPLRSVSDNALVAMDFSGCTGRVLENPGEALTAALEEAQAWRKKTTHRYSLPAACQSSPLSAAIHRTQPWFHGRLSREDTQRLIGRQGLVDGVFLVRESQRNPKGFVLSLCHLQKVKHYLILPSEEEGRLYFTMDDGQTRFADLIQLVEFHQINRGILPCKLRHYCTCVAL